CGCGTCGGCGTCCTTGACGTTGGGCACGACCAGGCCGCGTGGCGTGGCCGCCGCGATGCCGAGGTTGACGTAGTGCTTGTAGACGACCTCCTGGGCGTCGCCGTCCCAGTAGGAGTTGATCTCCGGCGTCCGCCGCATCGCGAGGATGGCCGCCCGCGCGAGGACCAGAAGCGGGCTGACCTTGACGTCGCGGAACTCGCGCCGGGCCTTGAGCCGCTCGACGAACTCCATGGTCCGGGTCGCGTCGACGGTGATCCACTCGGTGACGTGCGGGCTGGTGAAGGCCGACTCGCTCATCGCCTGGGCCATCATCTTGCGGACACCCTTGATGGGCTCGCGCGTCTCCCGCTCACCGGTCGCCCGGGCCGTCGGGGCACCCCCGGAGGTCGCGCTCGCGGAGCCCTGGCCGCCGGCGGCGGCCTCCACGTCGTCGCGGGTGATCACGCCGTCGCGGCCGGAGCCGGTGAGGGTGGTCAGGTCGACGCCGAGGTCCTTGGCCAGCTTGCGGACCGGCGGCTTGGCCAGCGCGCGCACCTCGCTGGGCGACTGCGCGCGGGACGGGACCAGCGCCTCGGCCGGCTCGGCCTGCTGGGTCCGGGCGGAGGTGGCGGGCACGGCGGGCTCGTCGGTGTCGACCACCTCGTCGCTCTGCGCGCCGCCGGGGCTGAACGCCCCCTGCACCTGCATCTGCGTGTTGGCCCCTGCCTCCGAGGCGGGGGAGGCCGAGCCCTTGCGGGCCCGTCGTACGGGACCGCGGTCGGCCTTGTTGCGGCCGACCAGGCTCTCGCCCTCGCCGCCGCCGCTGGCCGCCGGGTTGGAGAGGTCGATCTCCATCTCGGCTGCCTTGATGTCGACCTCCTCGGCCGCCGGGGGCTCGGGGGCCGTCTCCGGCGCAGCCGAGGCATCGCCGATGGCGATGATCGGCGTACCGACGGGGACGGTCTCACCCTCGGGCACCATCAGCTTCTGCACGGTCCCGGCGAACGGCGAGGGCAGCTCGACCAGGGACTTGGCGGTCTCGATCTCGACGATGATCTCGTTGATCTCGACCGTGTCGCCCTCCTTGACCTTCCAGGAGACGATCTCGGCCTCGGTGAGGCCCTCACCGACGTCGGGCAGCTTGAACTCGGCCATGGCTCAGTTCTCCTAGCCTCAGTAGTCGAAGGCGCGGTCGACGGCGTCGAGCACCCGGTCGAGGTCGGGGAGGTAGTCCTCCTCGATCCGGGAGGCGGGGTAGGGCGTGTCCATGCCGCCCACGCGCAGCACCGGCGCCTCCATCGAGTAGAAGCAGTTCTCGGTGATCCGGGCTGCGAGCTCGGAGCCGAGACCGAGGTTGACGTGGGCCTCGTGGGTGACCACGACCCGACCGGTGCGGCGCACCGAGTCGTAGACGGGGTCCATGTCGAGCGGGCTCAGCGTCCGCAGGTCGATGACCTCGAGGCTGCGACCCTCGGTCGCGGCCGCCTCCGCTGCCGACAACGCGGTCTTCACGGTCGGGCCGTAGGCCAGCACCGTGGCGTCGGTCCCCTGCCGGACCACGCGGCTGGAGAAGAGCGGGTCGGGAGTGGCGTCCTCGTCGAGCTCGGCCTTGTCGGCGTGGTACTGCCGCTTGGGCTCGAGGAAGATGACCGGGTCGTCGGAGGCGATGGCCTGCTGGATCATCCAGTAGCCGTCGATCGGGTTGGAGCAGGCGACGACCTTGAGGCCGGGGGTGTGCGCGAACTGCGCCTCCGGGCTCTCGGAGTGGTGCTCGACCGCGCCGATGCCGCCGCCGAACGGGATCCGGATCACCATCGGGATCTTGTAGCGGCCCTTGGAGCGGTAGTGCATCTTCGCCACCTGGCACACGATCTGGTCGTAGGCCGGGTAGACGAAGCCGTCGAACTGGATCTCGACGACCGGGCGGTAGCCGCGCAGGCACATGCCGATCGCGGTGCCGACGATGCCGGACTCCGCGAGCGGGCTGTCGATCACCCGGTCCTCGCCGAAGTCCTTCTGCAACCCGTCGGTGATCCGGAAGACGCCGCCGAGCTTGCCGACGTCCTCACCCATCACGAGCACCTTGGGGTCGTCCTCCATGGCCTTGCGCAGCCCCATGTTGAGGCCCTTGGCCAGCGTGATCTTGCTCATCAGTGGGCCCCCTCGAAGCTCTCGAGGTAGGCCGCGAAGCCCTCGCGCTGCTCGCGCAGCTCCTGCGGCTCCTCCTCGTAGACGTGGTCGAACATGTCCATCGGCTGCGGGTCGGGCAACGCCTTGCAGCCCTCACGCAGGTGGTGGCCGAGCTCGTCGGCCTCGGCCTTCACCTCGGCGATGAACTCGTCGTCGACGAGGCCGTTGCGGCGCAGGTAGACCTCCAGCCGCGCGATCGGGTCCTTGAGCTTCCAGTTCTCGACGTCGTCGTTGAGCCGGTAGCGGGTCGGGTCGTCCGTGGTGGTGTGGGCACCCATCCGGTAGGTGTAGGCCTCGACCAGCGTCGGGCCCTGGCCGTCACGGGCCCGCTGGAGCGCGGCCTGCGTGACGGCGTACGTCGCCAGCACGTCGTTGCCGTCGACGCGGACGCCCGGGAAGCCGAAGCCGAGAGCACGCTGGTAGAGCGGGATCCGCGACTGGCGCTCGATGGGCTCGGAGATCGCCCACTGGTTGTTCTGGCAGAAGAACACGACCGGGGCGTTGTAGGAGGCGGCGAAGATGAAGGCCTCGTTGACGTCGCCCTGGCTGGAGGCGCCGTCACCGAAGTGGGCCACCACGGCGGTGTCGCGCTCGGGGTCGCCCGTGCCGACCGCTCCGTCGCGCTGGACGCCCATGGCGTAGCCGGTCGCGTGGAGCGCCTGGGCGCCGATGACGATCGTGTAGAGGCCGAAGTTGTTGTCGGCGGGGTCCCAGGAGCCGTGGTCGACACCGCGGAAGAGGCCGAGCAGCTTCAGCGGGTCGACGCCCTTGCAGTAGGCGACGCCGTGCTCGCGGTAGGTCGGGAAGACGTAGTCCTGGTGGCGCAGCGCACGACCGCAGCCGATCTGGGCGGCCTCCTGGCCGAGCAGCTGGGCCCAGATGCCGAGCTCGCCGTGGCGCTGCAGCGCCGTGGCCTCGGTGTCGATGCGCCGGGTCAGGATCATGTCGCGGTAGAACCCGCGCAGCTCCTCGGCGGTGAAGTCCTTGTCGAACTGGTTGTGGTGCACGCGCTCGCCCTCGGGCGTCAGCAGCTGCACCAGCTCCGGGCCGCCGGCGCTCTGGGAGGGTCCGAAGACCTCCACCAGATCGGGGCCGAATCCTGCGTTGGTCACCAGGACACTCCTTCTCAGGTCACCGGCGCGGACGGGATCTCCGCCGTGGCCGTGCTCGGAGGCGTGGTTC
The genomic region above belongs to Nocardioides coralli and contains:
- a CDS encoding dihydrolipoamide acetyltransferase family protein, producing MAEFKLPDVGEGLTEAEIVSWKVKEGDTVEINEIIVEIETAKSLVELPSPFAGTVQKLMVPEGETVPVGTPIIAIGDASAAPETAPEPPAAEEVDIKAAEMEIDLSNPAASGGGEGESLVGRNKADRGPVRRARKGSASPASEAGANTQMQVQGAFSPGGAQSDEVVDTDEPAVPATSARTQQAEPAEALVPSRAQSPSEVRALAKPPVRKLAKDLGVDLTTLTGSGRDGVITRDDVEAAAGGQGSASATSGGAPTARATGERETREPIKGVRKMMAQAMSESAFTSPHVTEWITVDATRTMEFVERLKARREFRDVKVSPLLVLARAAILAMRRTPEINSYWDGDAQEVVYKHYVNLGIAAATPRGLVVPNVKDADALSLVELAGALNQLTATARDGKTQPAEMSGGTFTITNVGVFGVDAGTPIINPGESAILCFGAVRKQPWVVSENGVDEIVPRQITTLALSFDHRHIDGEKGSRFLADVAGILEDPASALLF
- a CDS encoding alpha-ketoacid dehydrogenase subunit beta yields the protein MSKITLAKGLNMGLRKAMEDDPKVLVMGEDVGKLGGVFRITDGLQKDFGEDRVIDSPLAESGIVGTAIGMCLRGYRPVVEIQFDGFVYPAYDQIVCQVAKMHYRSKGRYKIPMVIRIPFGGGIGAVEHHSESPEAQFAHTPGLKVVACSNPIDGYWMIQQAIASDDPVIFLEPKRQYHADKAELDEDATPDPLFSSRVVRQGTDATVLAYGPTVKTALSAAEAAATEGRSLEVIDLRTLSPLDMDPVYDSVRRTGRVVVTHEAHVNLGLGSELAARITENCFYSMEAPVLRVGGMDTPYPASRIEEDYLPDLDRVLDAVDRAFDY
- the pdhA gene encoding pyruvate dehydrogenase (acetyl-transferring) E1 component subunit alpha, which encodes MTNAGFGPDLVEVFGPSQSAGGPELVQLLTPEGERVHHNQFDKDFTAEELRGFYRDMILTRRIDTEATALQRHGELGIWAQLLGQEAAQIGCGRALRHQDYVFPTYREHGVAYCKGVDPLKLLGLFRGVDHGSWDPADNNFGLYTIVIGAQALHATGYAMGVQRDGAVGTGDPERDTAVVAHFGDGASSQGDVNEAFIFAASYNAPVVFFCQNNQWAISEPIERQSRIPLYQRALGFGFPGVRVDGNDVLATYAVTQAALQRARDGQGPTLVEAYTYRMGAHTTTDDPTRYRLNDDVENWKLKDPIARLEVYLRRNGLVDDEFIAEVKAEADELGHHLREGCKALPDPQPMDMFDHVYEEEPQELREQREGFAAYLESFEGAH